One window of the Pieris rapae chromosome 13, ilPieRapa1.1, whole genome shotgun sequence genome contains the following:
- the LOC111004193 gene encoding probable glutamate receptor, whose translation MAEIKMLSKIMFDININVGYSLQPNRSEYFAHNILILADLSCQETNLFLIRASAQGYFKSPYRWLLLNTEGNNFDVLDQLDLPLNSDVVIANIGFDSTVFIEAYKIRDNSEVIFSTRGEWRTARTELNFNKSYIIIYENDKDENNIRKDLALGIINNDKDVKILSKRRKNLRQYPLTMANVITDSNNTRQHLDDRLYLHQDSITKMSYMVVKICFEMLNATERLLFTHTWGYKDKNGNWQGIVDHLLKKEADLGTLTIFTQERMKVVDYIAMVGSTAVRFVFREPPLSLLQNIFTLPFTGAVWMAIVVCVLSCALFLYIASKWEATVAMHPMQLNGSWADVLILIIGAVLQQGCTLEPRYAAGRCVTLLLFIALTILYSAYCANIVVLLRAPSSSVRSLPDLLNSPLKLGASDFEYNRYFFKKLNDPIRKAIYDKKIAPKGRKPNFYSMKDGVERIRKGLFAFHMELNPGYRLIQETYQEEEKCDLVEIDYINEIDPWVPGQKRSPYKDLFKINFIKIRETGVQAAIHHRLHVGKPHCSGTISSFSSVGFSDMYPAIITTLYGMLLAPAVLVLEIMYKRLMDARNRRVIKQK comes from the exons ATGG CTGAAATCAAGATGCTTAGTAAAATCATGTTCGATATTAATATCAACGTTGGCTATTCGTTACAACCAAATAGAAGCGAATATTTCGCGCACAACATTCTAATATTAGCAGATTTATCGTGTCAGGagacaaatttgtttttgataagg GCAAGCGCTCAGGGATACTTCAAATCACCGTACAGATGGCTTCTTTTGAACACTGAAGGAAACAACTTTGATGTATTGGATCAGCTGGATTTGCCACTCAACAGTGATGTAGTTATTGCTAATATTGGCTTTGATTCAACTGTTTTCATTGAag CTTACAAAATACGAGATAATTCGGAAGTCATTTTTTCGACTAGAGGCGAATGGCGGACTGCCAGaacagaattaaattttaataaatcttatataattatttacgaaaatGACAAAGATGAAAATAACATTCGTAAAGATTTGGCGTTAGGAATTATAAACAATGATAAAgacgttaaaatattatcaaaaagaCGGAAAAATTTACGACAATATCCTCTCACAATGGCGAATGTTATCACCGATAGCAATAATACTAGACAGCATTTGGATGACAGGCT ATACTTACACCAAGATTCTATAACAAAAATGAGTTACATGGTTGTCAAGATTTGCTTTGAGATGCTAAATGCTACCGAACGCTTGCTTTTCACACACACCTGGGGATACAAGGATAAGAATGGAAATTGGCAAGGAATAGTAGACCACCTTCTTAAAAAGGAAGCAGATCTCG gcacattaacaatattcaCCCAAGAGCGTATGAAAGTGGTTGACTACATCGCTATGGTGGGTTCAACGGCCGTTCGCTTCGTGTTTCGTGAACCTCCTCTATCGTTACTTCAGAATATCTTTACTCTTCCTTTCACTGGTGCTGTGTGGATGGCAATCGTAGTATGTGTGCTGAGCTGTGCACTCTTCTTATATATAGCCTCGAAATGGGAGGCTACTGTGGCTATG CACCCAATGCAGTTAAATGGATCCTGGGCTGATGTTCTTATATTAATCATTGGCGCTGTACTGCAGCAAGGATGTACCCTAGAACCCAGATACGCTGCAG GCCGGTGCGTCACATTACTTTTATTCATCGCTTTAACAATTCTTTACTCGGCATACTGTGCAAATATAGTTGTGCTTCTACGAGCTCCAAGTTCATCTGTTAGGAGTCTACCTGATCTTCTAAACTCACCGTTGAAGCTGGGAGCTAGTGACTTTGAATACAATCGGTATTTCTTTAAG AAACTGAACGATCCTATCAGAAAAGCAATCTACGACAAGAAAATCGCACCCAAGGGAAGGAAACCAAACTTTTACAGCATGAAAGATGGTGTAGAAAGAATACGGAAG GGTCTTTTTGCATTCCACATGGAGCTCAATCCTGGATATAGATTAATTCAAGAAACATATCAAGAGGAAGAGAAGTGTGATCTTGTTGAAATcgattatattaatgaaatcgATCCTTGGGTTCCCGGCCAGAAGAGATCCCCATACAAGGACTTGTTTAAAATcaa cTTCATCAAAATCCGTGAGACCGGTGTACAAGCTGCCATCCACCATCGCCTGCATGTAGGAAAGCCACATTGTTCGGGGACCATTTCCTCATTTAGCAGCGTCGGCTTCAGTGACATGTATCCAGCTATTATCACCACACTATACGGAATGTTGCTGGCACCAGCTGTGCTCGTGCTggaaataatgtataaaagact AATGGACGCTAGAAATCGaagagtaataaaacaaaaatag
- the LOC111004237 gene encoding glutamate receptor 2-like encodes MGHPLTMSNVIQESNTTKYHLPREDRLLLHYDPFAKICWSHVRMAFEMLNATPRYIFSYRWGYIKDGQWSGMINDLRIGRADLGTNCVANSKRLEVVVFTDSIAQFKVKFIFRQPPLSYLANVFALPFSMTVWVAIALSTVLATVSVYFASKWEVKRIGLNSSQLDGSMGDAVLLTMSALSQQGCSKEPKGLSGRIMLWVIFTALMALYAAYCANIVVLLQAPSTGIKTLEQLSESGITLGAIDTDYNRFVFRMFNDPVRAAFLKKIEPPKGKPHYYDLYEGVAKIRQGFFAFHSTVDSIYRRAEETFLEMEKCDLKEVDFMNARYPLVPIYKHSPYLELLRVALKRIRESGIQSALHGRIIIPKPKCTHRITAFSSVGLLNMRPVLYFILYGIIVSVLIVLLEIVVNKIINK; translated from the exons ATGGGTCATCCTTTGACGATGTCAAATGTAATACAGGAGAGCAACACTACTAAATATCATTTACCGAGAGAGGATAGatt gctACTTCACTATGATCCTTTTGCAAAAATATGTTGGAGCCACGTTCGAATGGCAtttgaaatgttaaatgcgacACCTCGTTACATCTTCAGCTACAGATGGGGTTATATCAAAGACGGTCAATGGTCAGGAATGATCAATGATCTTCGGATTGGCAGAGCTGATTTAG GTACCAATTGCGTCGCTAACTCCAAACGCTTGGAAGTCGTAGTTTTCACAGATTCAATTGCGCAGTTCAAAGTGAAATTTATATTCCGTCAGCCCCCACTCTCATATCTAGCTAATGTCTTCGCCTTACCGTTTTCGATGACTGTTTGGGTGGCTATAGCACTTTCCACGGTATTGGCTACTGTTTCTGTATACTTCGCTAGTAAATGGGAGGTGAAGAGGATCGGTTTG aATTCAAGTCAACTTGATGGCAGTATGGGGGATGCCGTACTCTTAACAATGAGTGCTTTGAGCCAACAAGGATGCTCAAAGGAACCAAAAGGCTTATCAG gtCGCATAATGCTGTGGGTAATTTTCACAGCCCTCATGGCGTTATACGCTGCGTATTGCGCAAACATCGTGGTACTATTACAGGCACCTTCCACTGGCATTAAAACTTTGGAACAACTATCAGAGTCCGGCATAACTCTTGGTGCTATCGACACAGACTACAACCGATTTGTCTTTAGA atGTTCAACGATCCTGTAAGAGCagcctttttaaaaaaaatagagcCCCCGAAAGGCAAACCACATTACTATGACCTATATGAAGGCGTTGCGAAGATAAGACAA GGTTTCTTCGCCTTCCACTCCACAGTAGATTCAATCTACAGACGCGCTGAAGAAACATTTCTTGAGATGGAGAAATGTGACCTTAAGGAAGTTGACTTTATGAATGCACGATATCCTTTGGTTCCAATATACAAGCATTCGCCATATTTGGAACTGCTTAGAGTAGC tttgaaGCGCATCCGTGAATCTGGCATTCAGTCTGCACTCCATGGCCGCATAATTATTCCAAAGCCCAAGTGTACCCATAGAATAACAGCGTTTTCGAGCGTTGGCCTCCTAAATATGCGCCCAGTATTgtactttattttgtatggTATCATAGTGTCAGTTCTTATAGTCTTGCTAGAAATAgttgtgaataaaattataaataaataa
- the LOC111004240 gene encoding uncharacterized protein LOC111004240 yields the protein MSLQRSRPMDTLQRIVSSFKHFEKKLDKLQDDVNFQGHTLTELRVMVANLSGGVLNGEGKPTENTKHSANKTTVIQPDIINSDKLLKTKRKNALQPFISKIQTKSYHGPKYGSKTSKDVPFINKLPSSPKTGKRTSRQRKGDSPRKTTTLRGQKEIVNKRSKLPTRVSA from the coding sequence ATGTCACTCCAAAGATCTCGTCCAATGGACACTCTTCAAAGAATTGTTTCGTCATTCAAGCATTTCGAAAAGAAACTGGATAAACTACAAGATGACGTTAATTTTCAAGGTCATACACTAACTGAACTTCGTGTCATGGTTGCAAATCTTTCCGGCGGCGTATTAAACGGCGAAGGTAAGCCAACAGAAAACACAAAACATTCTGCAAACAAAACAACTGTCATACAGCCGGATATTATAAACAGtgataagttattaaaaaccaaAAGAAAGAATGCCCTACAaccatttatttccaaaattcaaacaaaaagttACCACGGACCGAAGTATGGGTCCAAAACTTCTAAAGATgtgccttttataaataaactgccGTCTAGTCCTAAAACCGGTAAAAGAACGTCTAGGCAAAGAAAAGGCGATTCTCCGCGCAAAACTACTACATTGCGAGGTCAGAAGGAAATTGTGAACAAGCGCAGCAAGTTACCAACACGTGTTTCGGcttaa